Proteins encoded in a region of the Flavobacterium sp. MDT1-60 genome:
- a CDS encoding ABC transporter ATP-binding protein: protein MIEVKNIEKSFGDSRVLKGVSTVFETGKTNLIIGQSGSGKTVLLKTLLGIHTPDSGTIEFDGRVYSDLNPDEKRELRTEIGMVFQGSALFDSMTVEENVAFPLRMFTNDNRAKIKERVDFVLERVNLVDAHKKLPSEISGGMQKRVAIARAIVNNPKYLFCDEPNSGLDPNTSTLIDNLIKEITEEYNITTVINTHDMNSVMEIGENIVFLKKGVKAWQGTKEEIFRTDNKDIVKFVYSSNLFKKVREAYLKG, encoded by the coding sequence ATGATCGAAGTAAAAAACATAGAAAAATCATTTGGTGACAGTAGAGTTTTAAAAGGCGTTTCGACCGTTTTTGAAACTGGAAAAACCAACCTGATTATTGGACAAAGTGGATCCGGAAAAACCGTTTTATTAAAAACGTTGTTAGGAATCCACACACCGGATTCGGGGACAATTGAGTTTGACGGACGCGTTTATTCTGATTTAAATCCGGATGAGAAAAGAGAATTAAGAACGGAGATTGGAATGGTTTTTCAGGGAAGTGCTTTATTTGATTCGATGACCGTTGAAGAAAATGTCGCTTTCCCGTTAAGAATGTTCACCAACGACAACAGGGCTAAAATAAAAGAACGCGTTGACTTTGTATTAGAGAGAGTTAATCTTGTTGATGCACATAAAAAATTACCTTCTGAAATCTCAGGAGGAATGCAGAAACGTGTGGCAATTGCACGCGCGATTGTAAATAATCCAAAATACTTATTTTGTGATGAACCTAACTCAGGTCTGGATCCAAATACGTCAACTTTAATTGATAATTTGATTAAAGAAATTACGGAAGAATACAATATTACAACCGTAATCAACACACACGACATGAACTCCGTAATGGAAATTGGAGAAAACATTGTCTTCCTGAAAAAAGGTGTGAAAGCCTGGCAGGGAACTAAAGAAGAAATATTTAGAACAGACAATAAAGATATTGTGAAGTTTGTTTATTCTTCAAACTTGTTTAAAAAAGTAAGAGAAGCTTATTTGAAAGGGTAA
- a CDS encoding ABC transporter permease, translating to MMLIRYLSQIGRYFLMLKEIFNKQTKWSVMKKLIFKEIDDLIIDSLGIVCFISFFIGGVVAIQTALNLTNPLIPKYLIGFATRQSVILEFAPTFISVIMAGKMGSYITSSIGTMRVTEQIDALEVMGVNSLNYLVFPKIVALLMYPFVIGISMFLGIFGGWLACAYGGFSTSQDFIQGAQMEFIPFHITYAFIKTLIFAMLLATIPSFHGYYMKGGALEVGKASTVSFVWTSVCIILFNYILTQLLLG from the coding sequence ATGATGCTAATTCGTTATTTATCTCAAATAGGAAGATATTTTTTAATGTTGAAAGAAATTTTCAATAAACAGACTAAATGGTCTGTTATGAAAAAATTGATTTTTAAAGAAATCGATGATCTAATAATCGACTCTCTTGGCATCGTTTGCTTTATCTCTTTTTTTATAGGAGGAGTTGTCGCCATTCAAACCGCACTAAACTTAACCAATCCTTTAATTCCAAAATACTTAATTGGTTTTGCTACACGTCAATCTGTAATTTTGGAGTTTGCTCCTACTTTTATTTCGGTAATTATGGCCGGAAAAATGGGATCTTACATTACTTCGAGTATTGGAACAATGCGCGTTACGGAACAAATTGATGCTTTAGAAGTAATGGGAGTTAATTCATTAAATTATCTTGTGTTTCCAAAAATAGTAGCCTTATTAATGTATCCTTTTGTAATTGGAATTAGTATGTTTTTGGGTATTTTTGGTGGATGGCTCGCTTGTGCTTATGGAGGTTTTTCTACCAGTCAGGACTTTATTCAGGGTGCTCAAATGGAATTTATTCCTTTTCATATTACATATGCTTTCATTAAAACTTTAATTTTTGCCATGTTATTAGCTACAATTCCATCTTTTCATGGATATTACATGAAAGGTGGAGCACTTGAAGTTGGTAAAGCTAGTACAGTATCATTTGTATGGACATCTGTTTGTATTATTCTTTTTAATTATATATTAACTCAATTATTATTAGGATAA
- a CDS encoding SDR family oxidoreductase, giving the protein MKNIIVTGTSRGIGYELALQFANAGHQVLAISRKIPETLLAHQNVTCLSVDLSDESALQEVERFLSSTWKKVDAVVHNAGALLLKPFAETTQADFESIYKVNVFAVANLTRICLPYLQNGSHVVTISSIGGVRGSLKFAGLAAYSSSKGAVITLTELLAEEYKEKGISFNVLALGSVQTEMLNEAFPGYQAPISAEEMATYIYDFTLNGNKYFNGKVLEVSSTNP; this is encoded by the coding sequence ATGAAAAATATTATTGTTACCGGAACAAGTAGAGGAATTGGATATGAATTGGCTTTGCAGTTTGCGAATGCCGGACATCAGGTTTTAGCTATTTCGAGAAAAATACCTGAGACGCTTTTAGCGCATCAAAATGTGACTTGCCTTTCAGTTGATTTGTCTGATGAAAGTGCTTTGCAGGAAGTGGAGCGTTTTCTTTCTTCAACGTGGAAAAAAGTGGATGCTGTAGTGCATAATGCAGGAGCTTTGCTTTTGAAACCATTTGCAGAAACTACTCAGGCCGATTTTGAAAGTATTTACAAAGTGAATGTTTTTGCCGTAGCTAATCTTACCCGAATTTGTTTACCGTATCTTCAAAATGGAAGTCATGTGGTGACGATTAGTTCGATTGGTGGCGTAAGAGGAAGCTTGAAATTTGCCGGATTGGCTGCTTACAGCTCAAGTAAAGGCGCCGTTATTACCTTAACCGAATTATTAGCCGAAGAATATAAAGAAAAAGGAATTTCGTTCAACGTTCTGGCATTAGGCTCCGTTCAGACAGAAATGCTAAATGAAGCTTTTCCGGGTTATCAGGCACCAATTTCTGCTGAAGAAATGGCGACTTATATTTATGATTTTACCTTGAATGGGAATAAATATTTTAACGGAAAGGTTTTAGAGGTTTCATCAACAAACCCTTAA
- a CDS encoding methyltransferase — MYEKTFPNKRFKLTLEFLQKHVSTSETIFDFGVPNPFSKIMEENGYTVKNTKGEDLDNDQTALQTEKYTVFTAFEIFEHLLNPYTILENVKCDKLLISIPLRLWFSPAYRSKTDMWDRHYHEFEDWQLDWLLEKTGWKITDRQKFTHPVKKFGFRPLLRYFTPRYYIVVAEKVKA, encoded by the coding sequence ATGTACGAAAAAACGTTTCCGAATAAAAGATTCAAACTTACTTTAGAATTTTTACAAAAGCACGTTAGCACATCAGAAACCATTTTTGATTTTGGTGTACCAAATCCGTTTTCTAAAATAATGGAAGAAAATGGTTATACCGTAAAAAACACAAAAGGAGAAGATTTAGACAACGATCAAACCGCTTTACAAACAGAGAAATATACTGTTTTCACAGCATTTGAAATTTTCGAACATTTGCTAAACCCGTACACCATTCTAGAAAACGTAAAATGTGATAAGTTGTTAATTTCAATTCCATTACGTTTATGGTTTTCACCAGCATACCGTTCTAAAACAGATATGTGGGACAGACATTATCATGAATTTGAAGACTGGCAACTAGACTGGCTTTTAGAAAAAACAGGTTGGAAAATAACGGATCGCCAAAAATTTACTCACCCGGTAAAAAAGTTTGGATTCAGACCTTTATTAAGATATTTCACGCCGAGATATTATATCGTGGTAGCCGAAAAAGTTAAAGCATAA
- a CDS encoding SRPBCC family protein — protein sequence MTTINLTTKIKASKQIVFDASRNIDIHQQSASKSKEKAIAGTQSGLINLNETVTWRGKHFGFYLTHKSRITTMKLHDYFVDEMERGKFKTFKHEHFFEEENGITIMKDKLQYETPFGMFGELFDILFLEKHLLKFLLERNKTLKEVCEI from the coding sequence ATGACAACGATAAACCTCACAACAAAAATAAAAGCATCAAAACAAATCGTTTTCGATGCTTCAAGAAATATCGACATTCATCAACAATCTGCAAGTAAATCAAAAGAAAAAGCAATTGCCGGAACACAATCAGGATTAATAAATTTAAATGAAACAGTAACCTGGCGTGGCAAACATTTCGGATTTTATCTTACTCATAAAAGCAGAATCACAACAATGAAGCTGCATGATTATTTTGTGGATGAAATGGAACGCGGTAAATTCAAAACCTTCAAACATGAACATTTTTTTGAAGAAGAAAACGGAATCACAATCATGAAAGACAAATTGCAATATGAAACGCCTTTTGGAATGTTTGGAGAATTATTTGACATTTTATTTCTCGAAAAACATTTGCTTAAATTTCTCTTAGAAAGAAACAAAACCTTAAAAGAAGTTTGTGAAATCTAA
- a CDS encoding glycosyltransferase family 2 protein gives MKYYIVIPAHNEQDLIGLTLQSLVSQTVLPSKIVVVNDNSTDKTEEVVLGFAKDNPYISVVNKTSDAIHMPGSKVIQAFQKGFETLDAEYDIIVKIDGDLIFPPIYFETIIKHFESDPKIGMAGGFCYIEKNGDWVLENLTDKDHIRGALKAYRKATFQQIGGLKPAMGWDTVDELLCKYYDWKVVTDESLHVKHLKPTGANYNKTARYKQGEAFYTLGYGFWITAIASAKLAMMKKKPFLFLDYIKGFWKAKNAKTPLLVTPEQAKFIRNYRFKKMKEKLI, from the coding sequence ATGAAATACTACATCGTCATTCCGGCTCATAACGAGCAAGATTTAATTGGCCTGACTTTACAATCTTTGGTTTCGCAAACGGTTTTGCCTTCAAAAATTGTAGTTGTAAACGACAATTCTACAGATAAAACAGAAGAAGTTGTTTTGGGTTTTGCCAAAGACAATCCGTATATTTCTGTAGTAAACAAAACTTCAGACGCAATACATATGCCGGGAAGCAAAGTGATTCAGGCTTTTCAAAAAGGTTTTGAAACTTTGGATGCTGAATACGATATTATTGTAAAAATTGACGGTGATTTAATTTTTCCTCCCATCTACTTCGAAACAATTATCAAACACTTTGAATCCGATCCAAAAATCGGAATGGCGGGTGGATTCTGTTATATTGAAAAAAATGGTGATTGGGTTTTAGAAAACCTAACTGACAAAGACCATATTCGTGGTGCATTAAAAGCGTACCGAAAAGCAACTTTTCAACAAATTGGAGGTTTAAAACCGGCTATGGGCTGGGATACGGTAGACGAATTGCTTTGTAAATATTATGACTGGAAAGTTGTTACAGATGAATCTTTGCATGTAAAACATCTTAAACCAACAGGTGCAAATTATAATAAAACAGCACGTTACAAACAAGGAGAAGCTTTTTATACTTTAGGATACGGTTTCTGGATTACAGCAATTGCTTCGGCAAAACTGGCTATGATGAAGAAAAAACCTTTTTTGTTTCTGGACTACATCAAAGGATTCTGGAAAGCTAAAAATGCTAAAACTCCTTTATTAGTAACCCCTGAACAAGCTAAATTTATTAGAAATTATCGTTTCAAAAAAATGAAAGAAAAGTTAATTTGA
- the gcvP gene encoding aminomethyl-transferring glycine dehydrogenase — protein MRTDAFALRHIGPRETDLQHMLQTIGVESIEQLVYETLPDDIRLKAPLNLDPAMTEYEFANHIQELGKKNKVFKSYIGLGYHPTIVPAPIQRNIFENPGWYTAYTPYQAEIAQGRLEAILNFQTTVIELSGMEIANASLLDEGTAAAEAMSLLFDVRTRDQKKNNTNKFFVSEEILPQTLSILQTRSTPVGIELVVGNHETFDFSNEFFGAILQYPGKYGQVNDYTAFVAKAKENEIKVAFAADILSLATLTSPGEMGAAVVVGTTQRFGVPMGYGGPHAAYFATKEEYKRSMPGRIIGVSIDVNGNRALRMALGTREQHIKREKATSNICTAQVLLAVMAGMYAVYHGPKGLQYIAGKVHASAVTTAEALNKLGVYQTNTAYFDTILVKADAKKVKAIAEKNEVNFFYVDADTISISFNETTSIADINQIIAIFAEALGKETFTVSELTAASQLPASLERTSSFLTHDVFNNHHSESQIMRYIKKLERKDLSLNHSMISLGSCTMKLNAASEMLPLSMPNWNSIHPFAPVEQAEGYITMLKKLEEQLNVITGFAGTTLQPNSGAQGEYAGLMAIRAYHLSRNEGHRNVCLIPSSAHGTNPASAAMAGMKIIVTKTTPEGNIDVEDLREKAIEHKDDLSCLMVTYPSTHGVFESSIIEITKLIHDNGGLVYMDGANMNAQVGLTNPATIGADVCHLNLHKTFAIPHGGGGPGVGPICVNEKLVPFLPTNPILKVGGEQAITAISSAPYGSALVCLISYGYITMMGAEGLKSATEHAILNANYMKARFEGHYPILYTGECGRAAHEMILDCRSFKENGIEVGDIAKRLMDYGFHAPTVSFPVAGTLMIEPTESEDLAELDRFCDALISIRKEIEAATADDKNNVLKNAPHTLAMLTTDSWDFPYTREKAAYPLEYIAENKFWPSVRRVDDAYGDRNLVCSCAPIEAYMEN, from the coding sequence ATGAGAACAGATGCTTTTGCTTTAAGACACATTGGCCCAAGAGAAACAGATCTTCAACACATGTTACAAACAATTGGTGTTGAATCTATTGAACAACTTGTTTATGAAACCCTTCCGGACGATATTCGTTTAAAAGCGCCTTTGAATTTAGATCCTGCAATGACAGAGTACGAATTCGCAAATCATATACAGGAATTAGGAAAGAAAAATAAAGTATTCAAATCCTATATTGGTTTAGGATATCATCCAACTATCGTTCCTGCTCCAATTCAAAGAAATATCTTCGAAAATCCAGGATGGTATACAGCCTACACACCTTATCAGGCAGAAATTGCTCAAGGTCGTCTTGAAGCTATTTTAAATTTCCAAACTACTGTTATTGAATTATCGGGAATGGAAATTGCCAATGCTTCTTTACTTGACGAAGGTACAGCTGCTGCTGAAGCAATGTCTTTATTATTTGATGTTCGTACACGTGACCAAAAGAAAAACAACACAAACAAATTCTTCGTTTCTGAAGAAATTTTACCACAAACTTTATCAATATTGCAAACACGTTCAACTCCAGTTGGAATTGAATTAGTCGTTGGAAATCACGAAACCTTTGATTTTTCAAATGAGTTCTTCGGAGCGATTTTACAATATCCAGGAAAATATGGTCAGGTAAACGATTATACTGCTTTTGTTGCTAAAGCAAAAGAAAATGAAATCAAAGTAGCCTTTGCTGCTGATATTTTATCATTAGCTACCTTAACTTCTCCAGGAGAAATGGGAGCAGCAGTAGTTGTTGGAACTACACAGCGTTTTGGTGTACCAATGGGTTATGGTGGTCCGCACGCTGCTTATTTTGCAACTAAGGAAGAATACAAACGATCTATGCCAGGTCGTATTATCGGAGTTTCTATCGATGTTAATGGGAATCGCGCTTTACGTATGGCCCTAGGAACTCGTGAGCAGCACATTAAACGTGAAAAAGCAACTTCAAATATTTGTACAGCTCAGGTTTTATTAGCCGTTATGGCCGGAATGTATGCTGTATACCACGGACCAAAAGGATTACAATACATTGCAGGCAAAGTTCACGCATCGGCGGTTACTACTGCTGAAGCTTTAAATAAATTAGGAGTTTACCAAACCAATACGGCTTACTTTGATACCATTTTGGTAAAAGCAGACGCTAAAAAAGTAAAAGCTATAGCCGAGAAAAACGAAGTAAACTTCTTCTATGTTGATGCCGATACAATTTCTATCTCATTCAACGAAACAACTTCAATTGCCGACATCAACCAAATTATTGCCATTTTTGCTGAAGCTTTAGGAAAAGAAACTTTTACCGTTTCTGAATTAACTGCTGCAAGTCAATTGCCTGCTTCATTAGAAAGAACGTCTTCTTTCTTAACGCATGATGTATTCAACAATCATCATTCAGAAAGTCAGATAATGCGTTACATCAAAAAATTAGAGCGAAAAGATTTATCATTGAATCATTCGATGATTTCATTAGGTTCTTGTACGATGAAATTAAACGCAGCTTCAGAAATGCTGCCTTTATCAATGCCAAACTGGAACAGCATTCACCCTTTTGCACCAGTAGAGCAAGCTGAAGGTTATATCACGATGCTTAAAAAATTAGAAGAGCAATTAAATGTAATTACCGGATTTGCCGGAACAACATTGCAGCCTAACTCAGGAGCTCAGGGAGAATATGCTGGTTTAATGGCTATCCGTGCTTACCATTTGTCAAGAAACGAAGGTCACCGTAATGTATGTTTAATCCCTTCATCAGCTCACGGAACCAATCCTGCTTCTGCAGCGATGGCCGGAATGAAAATCATTGTTACTAAAACTACTCCGGAAGGAAACATTGATGTAGAAGATTTAAGAGAAAAAGCGATTGAACATAAAGATGATTTATCTTGTTTAATGGTAACTTATCCTTCAACTCACGGAGTTTTCGAATCTTCAATTATTGAAATTACTAAGTTAATCCACGACAATGGCGGATTAGTATATATGGATGGTGCCAACATGAATGCTCAGGTAGGCTTAACCAACCCGGCTACTATTGGCGCTGACGTTTGTCACTTAAACTTACACAAAACATTCGCTATTCCTCACGGAGGAGGAGGGCCTGGAGTTGGACCAATCTGTGTGAACGAAAAACTAGTTCCATTTTTACCAACAAACCCAATCTTAAAAGTAGGAGGCGAACAAGCTATTACAGCTATTTCATCTGCACCTTATGGGTCGGCTTTAGTTTGTTTAATTTCTTACGGTTACATCACAATGATGGGTGCTGAAGGATTAAAAAGTGCTACAGAGCATGCTATTTTGAATGCTAACTACATGAAAGCCCGTTTCGAAGGACACTACCCAATTCTTTATACAGGAGAATGCGGAAGAGCCGCTCACGAAATGATTTTAGATTGTCGTTCCTTTAAAGAAAATGGAATTGAAGTTGGTGATATCGCTAAGCGTTTGATGGATTATGGTTTCCACGCTCCTACTGTTTCTTTCCCTGTAGCCGGAACTTTAATGATTGAACCTACTGAATCTGAAGATTTAGCAGAATTAGATCGTTTTTGTGATGCTCTTATTTCAATTAGAAAAGAAATTGAAGCCGCAACAGCCGATGATAAAAACAACGTATTAAAAAATGCACCTCATACATTGGCAATGTTAACTACTGATTCCTGGGATTTCCCTTACACTAGAGAAAAAGCAGCTTACCCATTAGAATACATTGCTGAAAATAAATTTTGGCCATCAGTTCGTCGTGTAGATGATGCATACGGTGACAGAAATTTAGTTTGCAGCTGTGCTCCTATCGAAGCTTACATGGAAAACTAA
- a CDS encoding TIGR01777 family oxidoreductase: MKKLIIAAGTGFLGQVLVNHFKNKFEEIVILTRGKSQIIDGIKYVNWNVTTFSGWETELENATVLINLAGKSVDCRYTKKNKKEILLSRIESTKILNKAVLNCQNPPKHWLNSSTSTIYRFSLDKQMDEIDGEIGNDFSINVALSWEKAFFKTETPKTLKTALRTSIVLGKNGGAFIPLKTLAKIGFGGKQGKGNQFISWIHEEDFANAIDFIIQKEITGVINVVSPEPIPNSDFMIKLRKAVGFPFGIPMNTFLLEIGSFFIRTETELVLKSRNVIPKRLLENGFKFKFGNIDNAFENLLSK; encoded by the coding sequence ATGAAAAAACTCATAATCGCAGCCGGAACAGGTTTTTTAGGACAAGTTTTAGTCAATCACTTCAAAAATAAATTTGAAGAAATCGTAATTCTGACCCGAGGAAAATCTCAAATAATTGATGGGATAAAATATGTAAACTGGAATGTCACAACTTTTTCTGGTTGGGAAACCGAATTAGAAAACGCAACGGTTTTAATCAATCTCGCTGGAAAATCTGTTGATTGCCGATATACTAAAAAGAACAAAAAAGAAATTTTATTATCTCGAATTGAAAGCACGAAGATTTTGAACAAAGCTGTTTTAAACTGTCAAAATCCACCGAAACATTGGCTGAATTCATCAACTTCAACAATTTATCGTTTTTCTTTAGACAAACAAATGGATGAAATTGATGGCGAAATCGGAAATGACTTTTCTATAAATGTTGCCCTTTCCTGGGAAAAAGCATTCTTTAAAACCGAAACGCCAAAGACTTTAAAAACCGCTTTGCGAACTTCAATTGTCTTAGGAAAAAACGGGGGAGCTTTTATTCCATTAAAGACTTTGGCAAAGATTGGTTTTGGAGGAAAACAAGGAAAAGGAAATCAATTTATAAGCTGGATTCATGAAGAAGATTTTGCCAATGCAATTGATTTTATTATTCAGAAAGAAATAACCGGAGTTATAAATGTTGTTTCTCCAGAACCAATTCCAAATTCTGATTTTATGATCAAACTTCGAAAAGCAGTTGGTTTTCCATTCGGAATTCCGATGAACACTTTCTTATTAGAAATTGGATCTTTTTTCATTCGGACGGAAACTGAATTAGTTTTGAAAAGCAGAAATGTGATTCCGAAACGACTTTTAGAGAATGGATTTAAATTTAAGTTTGGAAATATTGATAATGCTTTTGAAAATTTGTTAAGCAAATGA
- a CDS encoding M20/M25/M40 family metallo-hydrolase → MKRLSFILFPLVLLSCKSNPSAATEKSSQSDSKPLEITYKVKESEVSDFLKYLSSDELEGRETGTKGIEKAAFFLEDFFNKNNVKPYFKTYRDTLTNFKSPAYNIVGVLEGSDPVLKKEFVVLSAHYDHIGVEKKKQADVINNGANDDASGVTVVAQLAKYFSETKSNKRSILFVFFAGEEKGLLGSKSLVEKLKKQDFNIYTQLNIEMVGVPMKRDYLAYITGFDKSNMAEKINQYTGKNTIGFLPKEAEYKLFYRSDNYSFYEAFKKPCQSISTFDFENFDFYHHVSDEFKVMDIPHMTSFTQELLPAVTQISSTPTEEITMK, encoded by the coding sequence ATGAAAAGACTTTCCTTTATTCTTTTTCCGTTAGTTTTATTGAGTTGTAAATCGAATCCTTCTGCGGCAACCGAAAAATCATCCCAATCAGATTCAAAACCTTTAGAGATTACCTATAAAGTAAAAGAATCCGAAGTTTCGGATTTCTTAAAATACCTTTCTTCAGATGAATTGGAAGGCCGTGAAACCGGAACGAAAGGAATTGAAAAGGCAGCTTTTTTTTTAGAAGATTTCTTTAATAAGAATAATGTAAAACCTTATTTTAAAACCTATCGTGATACGTTGACCAATTTTAAATCACCGGCCTATAATATTGTTGGGGTTTTAGAAGGAAGCGATCCCGTTCTAAAAAAAGAATTTGTGGTTTTAAGTGCGCATTATGATCATATTGGTGTGGAGAAAAAAAAGCAGGCTGATGTAATTAACAACGGTGCAAATGATGATGCCTCTGGAGTAACGGTTGTAGCACAGCTCGCCAAATATTTTTCAGAGACAAAATCGAACAAGCGCAGTATTCTTTTTGTGTTTTTTGCCGGAGAAGAAAAAGGACTTTTAGGATCTAAAAGTTTAGTTGAGAAATTAAAAAAACAAGATTTTAATATTTATACCCAATTGAATATTGAAATGGTTGGTGTGCCAATGAAACGTGATTATTTAGCATACATAACAGGTTTTGACAAATCGAATATGGCAGAAAAAATAAATCAATATACAGGAAAAAATACGATTGGCTTTTTACCAAAAGAAGCCGAATATAAATTGTTCTACAGATCTGATAACTATTCTTTTTATGAAGCATTCAAAAAGCCTTGCCAGTCGATAAGTACTTTTGATTTCGAAAATTTTGATTTTTATCATCATGTTTCTGATGAATTTAAAGTGATGGATATTCCTCATATGACTTCTTTTACACAAGAATTATTGCCGGCTGTTACGCAAATTTCGTCGACACCAACGGAGGAAATTACGATGAAATAA
- a CDS encoding 3-oxoacyl-ACP synthase III family protein has product MKIKIIGIGSYIPNKTVSNTDFDKHVFLNEDGTPFGYPNEVVIKKFKGITGIENRRYAETQHNASDLAFFAAEKAIENAGIDRETLDYIIFAHNFGDVKSGTHQTDILPSLATRVKNKLDIKNPQCVAYDILFGCPGWIEGVLQANAFIKSGMAKRVLVIGAETLSRVVDDHDRDSMIYSDGAGASILEGTEGESGLLSYESATFANEEANFLYFGKSYNPDLDPDIKYIKMYGRKIYEFALSQVPCAMKNCLDKSGIGIDEVKKILIHQANEKMDEAIIERFYKLYDKTAPKDIMPMSIHDLGNSSVATVPTLYDLILKGKIEGHEINKGDVIIFASVGAGMNVNAFVYRH; this is encoded by the coding sequence ATGAAAATAAAAATAATAGGTATAGGAAGTTATATTCCTAATAAGACAGTAAGCAATACTGATTTTGACAAACATGTATTTTTAAATGAAGACGGAACTCCTTTTGGTTACCCAAATGAAGTTGTAATTAAAAAATTCAAAGGCATCACCGGAATCGAAAACCGCCGCTATGCTGAAACTCAACATAACGCCTCAGATTTAGCTTTTTTTGCCGCCGAAAAAGCAATTGAAAACGCAGGAATCGATCGCGAAACTTTAGATTATATCATTTTTGCCCACAACTTTGGAGATGTAAAATCTGGAACACATCAAACTGATATTTTACCGAGTTTAGCAACTCGTGTTAAAAATAAATTGGATATTAAAAACCCTCAATGTGTAGCTTACGATATTCTTTTTGGATGTCCGGGCTGGATTGAAGGTGTTCTTCAAGCCAACGCATTCATCAAATCCGGAATGGCAAAGAGAGTTTTGGTTATTGGAGCTGAAACTTTATCAAGAGTTGTTGACGATCACGATCGTGATTCAATGATTTATTCTGATGGTGCAGGTGCTTCAATTTTAGAAGGAACAGAAGGCGAATCTGGATTATTATCTTATGAAAGTGCTACTTTCGCAAATGAAGAAGCTAATTTTCTTTACTTCGGAAAATCATACAATCCAGATTTAGATCCGGACATCAAATACATTAAAATGTACGGTCGTAAGATTTACGAATTTGCTTTAAGCCAGGTTCCGTGTGCAATGAAGAACTGTTTAGACAAAAGCGGTATCGGTATCGACGAAGTGAAAAAAATCTTAATCCACCAGGCTAATGAAAAAATGGACGAAGCGATTATCGAACGTTTCTATAAATTATATGACAAAACAGCGCCGAAAGATATTATGCCAATGAGCATTCATGATTTAGGCAACAGCAGTGTTGCAACAGTACCAACATTATACGATCTGATCCTAAAAGGGAAAATTGAAGGTCATGAAATCAACAAAGGCGATGTTATCATTTTTGCTTCGGTTGGAGCCGGAATGAACGTTAATGCTTTTGTATACCGCCATTAG
- a CDS encoding SprT-like domain-containing protein produces the protein MNETLARYIPEHAVKPVFDLIVANQVHLKIVNERQTRHGDYRRGHTGKHEITVNASLNKYRFLITLIHEIAHLVAFEKFGRNIKPHGEEWKFTFQRLMVPFIRPEIFPGQLLPLLARHFKNPSASSDTDTTLSLSLKQYDAENDKNYIFEIPYGSVFRIKNGKIFKKLAVRTKRFECIEISSGKTYLFNPNAEVELINVQ, from the coding sequence TTGAACGAAACACTCGCAAGATATATACCGGAACACGCTGTAAAGCCTGTTTTTGATTTGATTGTTGCCAATCAGGTTCATCTGAAAATCGTAAATGAGCGACAGACGCGTCATGGCGATTACAGACGCGGACATACTGGTAAGCATGAAATCACGGTAAATGCGAGTTTAAATAAATATCGTTTTTTGATCACGCTAATTCATGAGATTGCACATTTGGTTGCTTTTGAAAAGTTTGGACGAAATATAAAACCGCACGGAGAAGAATGGAAATTTACATTTCAACGTTTGATGGTTCCGTTTATACGGCCCGAAATATTTCCAGGTCAGTTATTACCTTTGTTAGCAAGGCATTTTAAAAACCCATCTGCAAGTAGTGATACCGATACTACTTTGTCTTTGTCTTTGAAACAATACGATGCGGAGAATGATAAGAACTATATTTTTGAAATTCCGTACGGAAGTGTTTTCAGAATTAAAAATGGTAAAATTTTTAAGAAATTAGCCGTTCGGACCAAACGTTTTGAATGTATCGAAATCAGTTCAGGTAAAACGTATCTTTTTAATCCGAATGCTGAAGTTGAATTGATAAATGTTCAATAA